From the genome of Halorussus caseinilyticus, one region includes:
- a CDS encoding DHH family phosphoesterase — MSAGITISSMSDYAILGCGSVGHAVAEELVEQGKDVLIIDRDADRVEALRDQDLNAQTADIREEDLHETVADNEVILILASDVETNKEAVENIRENGGEQFIVVRASDPVSEDELTELGADVVINPSEVIADSALRALETGELEYKAQQLAEVIEDTDERLSIVTHDNPDPDSIASAVALQAIADTLGVEADILYIGDIGHQENRAFVNLLGIELLPYAEADPDEYDTVALVDHAKATEATFDRPVDIFIDHFEPDEEYEADFVDIRPSVSSTSTIMTKYIQEFDLNVSEEVATALLYGIRAETLDFKRDTTPADLTSAAYLYPFANHDTLEQVESPSMSPETLDVLAEAITNREVQGSHLVSNAGFIRDRDALTQAASHLLNLEGITTTAVFGIAEETIYLAARSKDIRMNIGKVLQDAFAEIGEAAGHSTQASVEIPLGIFTGIETTDDNRDTLLSLTEEAVKRKLFDAMGVESGEGSNGS, encoded by the coding sequence ATGAGCGCCGGGATTACCATCTCCTCGATGTCCGACTACGCTATCTTGGGCTGTGGTAGCGTCGGGCACGCGGTCGCCGAGGAACTGGTCGAGCAGGGCAAAGACGTACTTATCATCGACCGGGACGCCGACCGCGTAGAAGCCCTGCGCGACCAAGACCTCAACGCCCAGACCGCCGACATCCGGGAGGAAGACCTCCACGAGACTGTCGCCGACAACGAGGTCATCCTCATCCTCGCCTCGGACGTAGAGACCAACAAGGAAGCCGTCGAGAACATCCGGGAGAACGGCGGCGAACAGTTCATCGTCGTGCGCGCGAGCGACCCCGTTTCCGAGGACGAACTCACCGAGTTGGGCGCAGACGTGGTTATCAACCCCTCGGAAGTCATCGCCGACTCCGCCCTGCGCGCGCTCGAAACCGGGGAGCTAGAGTACAAGGCCCAACAGCTCGCGGAGGTCATCGAGGACACCGACGAGCGTCTCTCTATCGTCACCCACGACAACCCCGACCCCGACTCTATCGCCAGTGCGGTCGCGCTACAGGCCATCGCCGACACCCTCGGCGTCGAGGCCGACATCCTCTACATCGGCGACATCGGCCATCAGGAGAACCGCGCGTTCGTCAACCTACTGGGCATCGAACTGCTCCCCTACGCCGAGGCCGACCCCGACGAGTACGACACCGTGGCGCTGGTGGACCACGCGAAGGCGACCGAAGCGACGTTCGACCGGCCGGTGGACATCTTCATCGACCACTTCGAACCCGACGAGGAGTACGAGGCCGACTTCGTTGACATCCGGCCGTCCGTGAGTTCGACCTCCACCATCATGACGAAGTACATCCAAGAGTTCGACCTCAACGTCAGCGAGGAGGTCGCTACCGCGCTTCTCTACGGGATTCGAGCCGAGACGCTGGACTTCAAACGCGACACGACGCCCGCCGACCTCACCTCCGCGGCGTACCTCTATCCGTTCGCCAACCACGACACGCTCGAACAGGTCGAGTCGCCCAGCATGTCGCCCGAGACGCTGGACGTACTCGCGGAGGCCATCACCAATCGCGAGGTGCAGGGAAGCCACCTCGTCTCGAACGCGGGGTTCATCCGCGACCGGGACGCACTCACGCAGGCCGCCTCCCACCTGCTGAATCTGGAGGGCATCACGACGACGGCCGTCTTCGGCATCGCCGAGGAGACCATCTATCTGGCCGCCCGGTCGAAGGACATCCGGATGAACATCGGGAAGGTGCTTCAGGACGCCTTCGCCGAAATCGGCGAGGCCGCGGGCCACTCGACGCAGGCCAGCGTCGAGATTCCGCTCGGCATCTTCACCGGCATCGAGACCACCGACGACAACCGCGACACCCTGCTCTCGCTGACCGAGGAAGCCGTCAAGCGAAAGCTCTTCGACGCGATGGGCGTCGAGAGCGGCGAAGGGTCGAACGGAAGCTAA
- a CDS encoding PRC-barrel domain-containing protein: protein MDGTPQEITNLVGREVYSNNGVFVGEVEDVRLNVDACAVTGLALGELNRELFSDVVGNENGVMIPYRWVRAVGDVVLINDTIERLQQPAGDDEEVTV, encoded by the coding sequence ATGGACGGAACACCGCAGGAGATTACGAATCTCGTCGGACGGGAGGTGTACTCCAACAACGGCGTCTTCGTCGGCGAAGTCGAGGACGTGCGACTGAACGTGGACGCGTGCGCCGTCACCGGACTCGCCCTCGGAGAACTCAACCGCGAGTTGTTCTCGGACGTAGTCGGCAACGAGAACGGCGTGATGATTCCGTATCGGTGGGTACGCGCCGTCGGCGACGTGGTTCTCATCAACGACACCATCGAACGACTCCAGCAACCCGCGGGCGACGACGAGGAAGTCACGGTCTGA
- a CDS encoding pyridoxal phosphate-dependent aminotransferase: MFPDIAYLDWITGRPAQAEFDLGSSDLHRAPPEPGSVVPPALSAAPTPETTVEAQLAELYGVAPENVLVTAGATHANVLAAATAVSKAQERAETDEDAESATDETRRVLVEKPGYEPLLATPDGLGATVDRFRRPAEEGYPLEPERVAAATVEDTALVTVTNRHNPSGRRTGRDVLAEITRQVGDMGAELLVDEVYAPFDSEAGDGPFGGPTAARLPNTVVTNSLTKFLGFGDLRIGWLVADADFVARARSVNHHFVPVAEPSRRLARRALAEADRLAAESRERIRTNRQVLAEFVASRDELGGRVEPGCPYAFLRHESVGGDALAEAAWDEGVLVVPGRFFDDPDAVRVGACRDPATVRAGLDRLGGVLDALE; the protein is encoded by the coding sequence GTGTTTCCCGACATCGCGTACCTCGACTGGATTACCGGGCGACCCGCGCAAGCCGAGTTCGACCTCGGGTCGTCGGACCTCCATCGCGCGCCGCCCGAACCCGGTTCCGTGGTCCCGCCAGCGCTCAGCGCCGCGCCGACGCCCGAGACGACTGTCGAAGCACAACTCGCCGAACTCTACGGCGTCGCCCCCGAGAACGTCCTCGTGACTGCGGGCGCGACCCACGCCAACGTTCTCGCGGCCGCGACTGCGGTCTCGAAGGCCCAAGAGAGAGCAGAGACCGACGAAGACGCCGAGTCCGCGACCGACGAGACCCGCCGCGTGTTGGTCGAGAAACCGGGCTACGAACCCCTTCTGGCGACTCCGGACGGACTAGGCGCGACCGTCGATAGGTTCCGTCGGCCCGCCGAAGAGGGGTACCCCCTCGAACCCGAGCGAGTCGCCGCGGCGACGGTCGAAGACACCGCGCTCGTCACGGTGACGAACCGCCACAACCCGAGCGGTCGCCGGACGGGTCGGGACGTTCTCGCGGAAATCACCCGGCAGGTCGGCGACATGGGCGCGGAGTTGCTGGTAGACGAGGTGTACGCGCCGTTCGACAGTGAGGCCGGAGACGGGCCGTTCGGCGGTCCCACCGCGGCGCGACTCCCGAACACGGTGGTCACGAACTCGCTGACCAAGTTCCTCGGGTTCGGCGACCTGCGAATCGGGTGGTTGGTCGCGGACGCCGACTTCGTGGCCCGCGCCCGGTCGGTCAACCACCACTTCGTCCCCGTGGCGGAACCGAGCAGACGACTGGCCCGCCGCGCCCTCGCGGAGGCCGACCGACTCGCCGCCGAGTCCCGCGAGCGCATCCGGACCAACCGACAGGTCCTCGCCGAGTTCGTCGCGTCCCGCGACGAACTCGGCGGCCGGGTCGAACCGGGGTGTCCCTACGCTTTCCTGCGCCACGAGTCGGTCGGCGGTGACGCCCTCGCGGAGGCGGCGTGGGACGAGGGCGTGCTGGTGGTCCCCGGCCGGTTCTTCGACGACCCCGACGCCGTGCGCGTCGGCGCGTGCCGCGACCCGGCGACGGTCCGGGCGGGTCTCGACCGGTTGGGCGGCGTGCTGGACGCGCTCGAATAG
- a CDS encoding DUF7344 domain-containing protein, giving the protein MSKDSTETKSETTPETGTTDADPGDTTPDAVPTADLRTGAEPSERLDAAFELLADPLRREILYHLADADETSVELSSLAEAVVREGTPEGESGASGARSLAVELHHAHLPKLESHGVVAYDPERRTVRYRRRPWLDEWVEHVRRAESERR; this is encoded by the coding sequence ATGTCTAAGGACTCGACCGAAACCAAATCAGAGACGACGCCCGAGACGGGGACCACGGACGCCGACCCCGGCGACACGACGCCGGACGCCGTTCCCACCGCAGACCTGCGCACGGGAGCGGAACCCTCCGAGCGACTCGACGCCGCCTTCGAACTCCTCGCCGACCCGCTCCGCCGGGAGATACTCTACCACCTCGCGGACGCCGACGAGACGAGCGTCGAACTCTCGTCGCTGGCGGAGGCAGTCGTCCGAGAGGGGACGCCGGAAGGCGAATCGGGCGCGTCCGGCGCTCGCTCGCTGGCGGTCGAACTCCACCACGCCCACCTGCCGAAACTGGAGTCCCACGGCGTCGTGGCCTACGACCCCGAGCGCCGAACCGTCCGGTATCGCCGTCGCCCGTGGCTGGACGAGTGGGTCGAACACGTCCGGCGCGCGGAGTCCGAGCGTCGGTAG
- a CDS encoding anthranilate synthase component II translates to MSVLVIDNYDSFVYNLVQYVGRFDPDVVVRRNNAVSIADVRDLDPDGIVVSPGPGTPDDAGISVALFERTDYPILGVCLGHQALCAAEGATVGHAPEVVHGKPSVVTHDGEGVFAGLPDPFEVGRYHSLAVEPGEVPDSLEVTARTVGERDGERARDAPERVVMGVRHRERPHVGVQFHPESILTDAGERLVENFCEFCRRGDW, encoded by the coding sequence ATGTCCGTCCTCGTCATCGACAACTACGATTCGTTCGTCTACAACCTCGTCCAGTACGTCGGCCGGTTCGACCCCGACGTGGTGGTCCGGCGCAACAACGCCGTTAGCATCGCGGACGTTCGGGACCTCGACCCCGACGGCATCGTCGTCTCGCCCGGTCCGGGGACGCCCGACGACGCCGGAATCTCCGTCGCGCTGTTCGAGCGCACCGACTACCCGATTCTGGGCGTCTGTCTCGGTCATCAGGCGCTCTGTGCCGCCGAGGGCGCGACGGTCGGTCACGCACCCGAGGTGGTCCACGGCAAGCCCTCGGTCGTGACCCACGACGGCGAGGGCGTCTTCGCGGGTCTGCCCGACCCCTTCGAGGTCGGGCGCTACCACTCGCTGGCGGTCGAACCCGGCGAGGTGCCCGATAGCCTCGAAGTCACCGCCCGGACGGTCGGCGAACGAGACGGTGAGAGAGCGCGAGACGCCCCCGAACGGGTCGTCATGGGCGTGCGCCACCGCGAGCGACCTCACGTCGGGGTCCAGTTCCACCCCGAGAGCATCCTGACCGACGCGGGCGAGCGACTGGTCGAGAACTTCTGCGAGTTCTGTCGGCGCGGCGACTGGTAG
- a CDS encoding anthranilate synthase component I family protein, with the protein MSETRTVTSRVEFARLAGELDAPARIPVELRTVVGDPYDAYRRARDEEGGVYLETTGGQDGWGYFATDPERWVTTDATAGTPDGFDALDGLLADERLVRGDCAVPYPCGAFGWLSYDLARELEELPDATDDDRGLARLQLGVYDRVAAWREPREGPTELRVTCCPRVEPGGAGALAGSGAPDPASAYDRAVERARALARRALEGDPTTETPPAEGEAATFRNEIGRAEYADRVRRTKAYVRDGETFQANVSQRLVAPAAVHPVAAFAALRRVNPAPYSALVEFPGVDLVSASPELLIDCAGDRLVTEPIAGTRPRGETPAADRELERELLDSEKERAEHAMLVDLERNDLGKVCEFGSVEVPEYRRIDRYSEVMHTVSKVEGRRRPDASVADAVAAVFPGGTITGAPKPRTMEIIDELESTRRGPYTGAIGVFGFDQRATLNMVIRTLVRAGDRYYLRVGAGIVHDSDPDAEYDETLAKGRALVRAMDDALDDETALRFED; encoded by the coding sequence GTGAGCGAGACTCGAACGGTCACGTCCCGCGTGGAGTTCGCCCGACTCGCGGGCGAACTCGACGCCCCGGCCCGAATCCCGGTCGAACTCCGCACGGTGGTCGGCGACCCCTACGACGCCTACCGGCGGGCACGCGACGAAGAAGGCGGAGTCTACCTCGAAACCACGGGCGGGCAGGACGGGTGGGGCTACTTTGCCACGGACCCCGAGCGGTGGGTGACGACCGACGCCACGGCCGGGACCCCCGACGGATTCGACGCCTTAGACGGTCTGCTCGCCGACGAGCGACTCGTCCGGGGCGACTGCGCGGTGCCCTACCCCTGCGGCGCGTTCGGGTGGCTATCCTACGACCTCGCCCGCGAGTTGGAGGAGTTGCCCGACGCGACCGACGACGACCGGGGTCTCGCGCGCCTCCAGTTGGGCGTCTACGACCGCGTGGCGGCGTGGCGCGAACCCCGCGAGGGTCCGACCGAACTCCGCGTCACGTGCTGTCCGCGGGTCGAACCCGGCGGCGCGGGTGCGCTCGCGGGGTCGGGCGCGCCCGACCCCGCGAGCGCGTACGACCGCGCGGTCGAACGCGCTCGCGCCCTCGCACGCCGCGCGCTCGAGGGCGACCCGACGACCGAGACCCCGCCCGCCGAAGGCGAGGCGGCGACGTTCCGCAACGAAATCGGCCGCGCGGAGTACGCCGACCGGGTGCGTCGGACCAAGGCGTACGTCCGGGACGGCGAGACGTTTCAGGCCAACGTCTCCCAGCGACTCGTCGCGCCCGCGGCGGTCCACCCCGTCGCGGCGTTCGCGGCGCTCCGGCGGGTCAACCCCGCGCCCTACTCCGCGCTGGTGGAGTTCCCCGGCGTCGATTTGGTCTCGGCCAGTCCCGAACTCCTGATAGACTGCGCGGGCGACCGACTCGTCACCGAACCCATCGCCGGGACGCGACCCCGCGGCGAGACGCCCGCGGCCGACCGCGAACTCGAACGCGAGTTGCTGGACAGCGAGAAGGAACGCGCCGAACACGCGATGCTGGTCGATTTGGAGCGCAACGACCTCGGGAAGGTCTGCGAGTTCGGGTCGGTCGAAGTCCCCGAGTACCGGCGCATCGACCGCTACTCCGAAGTGATGCACACCGTCTCGAAAGTCGAAGGCCGACGCCGCCCGGACGCCTCGGTCGCCGACGCCGTGGCCGCGGTGTTCCCCGGCGGGACCATCACGGGCGCGCCGAAACCCCGGACGATGGAGATTATCGACGAACTCGAATCCACGCGTCGAGGTCCCTACACCGGCGCTATCGGCGTGTTCGGTTTCGACCAGCGCGCGACCCTCAACATGGTCATCCGGACGCTGGTGCGCGCTGGCGACCGGTACTACCTCCGGGTCGGCGCGGGTATCGTCCACGACTCGGACCCCGACGCCGAGTACGACGAGACGCTGGCGAAGGGCCGGGCGCTCGTCCGGGCGATGGACGACGCGCTGGACGACGAGACAGCACTGCGGTTCGAGGACTGA
- a CDS encoding type IV pilin N-terminal domain-containing protein, which produces MNLKALFEDDGAVSPVIGVILMVAITVILAAVIGTFVLGLGDRVSQASPNSNFAFEYTAVGNNNVVNVTHDGGDGVQASQANVSVGGTNAYGTDDGAVNGFSVHAGSGWTGKLTAGSQLSLDDSGSATISDGQTVKVIWNAEGSDKTAVIGESEVDL; this is translated from the coding sequence ATGAATCTGAAAGCCCTCTTCGAGGACGACGGCGCGGTCTCGCCGGTCATCGGCGTCATCCTGATGGTGGCGATTACGGTCATCCTCGCGGCCGTCATCGGAACGTTCGTCCTCGGTCTCGGCGACCGAGTGAGTCAGGCCAGTCCGAACTCGAACTTCGCGTTCGAGTACACTGCCGTCGGGAACAACAACGTCGTCAACGTCACCCACGACGGCGGCGACGGCGTGCAGGCGAGTCAGGCGAACGTCTCGGTCGGCGGAACGAACGCCTACGGGACCGACGACGGCGCAGTCAACGGATTCAGCGTCCACGCCGGAAGCGGATGGACCGGCAAGCTAACTGCTGGTTCCCAACTCTCGCTCGACGACAGCGGTAGTGCGACTATCTCCGACGGCCAGACGGTGAAAGTCATCTGGAATGCCGAAGGTAGCGACAAGACCGCCGTCATCGGCGAGTCGGAAGTGGACCTCTAA
- a CDS encoding type IV pilin N-terminal domain-containing protein yields the protein MNLKALFEDDGAVSPVIGVILMVAITVILAAVIGTFVLGLGDRVSQASPNSQFTFEYHTDNHGTNYANVTHDGGDGVESSQVNVSIGGNTAYSPDGATSNFGTNATWSSKLTAGSTVEINDAGNPSSIEDGDAVKVIWKASGSDKTAVIGESEVSL from the coding sequence ATGAATCTGAAAGCCCTCTTCGAGGACGACGGCGCGGTCTCGCCGGTCATCGGCGTCATCCTCATGGTGGCGATTACGGTGATTCTGGCGGCCGTCATCGGGACGTTCGTCCTCGGTCTCGGCGACCGAGTGAGTCAGGCCAGTCCGAACTCGCAGTTCACCTTCGAGTACCACACCGACAACCACGGGACGAACTACGCGAACGTCACCCACGACGGCGGTGACGGCGTCGAATCGTCTCAAGTGAACGTTTCGATTGGTGGTAACACGGCCTATAGTCCCGACGGTGCGACGAGTAACTTCGGGACGAACGCGACGTGGAGTAGCAAGTTGACTGCCGGGTCCACGGTAGAGATTAACGACGCCGGAAATCCGAGTAGCATCGAGGACGGCGACGCCGTGAAAGTCATCTGGAAGGCCTCCGGCAGCGACAAGACCGCCGTCATCGGCGAATCCGAGGTCTCGCTCTAA
- a CDS encoding type IV pilin N-terminal domain-containing protein has protein sequence MNIKALFEDDGAVSPVIGVILMVAITVILAAVIGTFVLGLGDRVSQASPNSQFTFEYADNASDQAGATADYVNITHDGGDGVESSQLKISVDGVTAWDESGIKSSNGFAEQSGWSGKLTAGAQISIYDDADAKIEDGQAVKVIWTASGSDKTAVIGESEVSL, from the coding sequence ATGAACATCAAAGCACTTTTCGAAGACGACGGTGCGGTCTCGCCGGTCATCGGCGTCATCCTCATGGTGGCGATTACGGTGATTCTGGCGGCCGTGATTGGAACGTTCGTCCTCGGTCTCGGCGACCGAGTGAGTCAGGCCAGTCCGAACTCGCAGTTCACCTTCGAGTACGCAGACAACGCGAGCGACCAAGCAGGCGCGACGGCCGACTACGTGAACATCACCCACGACGGCGGTGACGGCGTGGAAAGTAGCCAGCTAAAGATTAGCGTCGATGGCGTGACCGCGTGGGACGAGAGCGGAATCAAGAGCAGTAACGGCTTCGCAGAACAGTCCGGTTGGTCCGGGAAGCTAACTGCTGGAGCCCAGATTTCCATCTACGACGACGCGGACGCTAAAATCGAGGACGGTCAAGCAGTGAAGGTCATCTGGACGGCCTCCGGCAGCGACAAGACCGCCGTCATCGGCGAATCCGAGGTCTCGCTCTAA
- a CDS encoding homing endonuclease associated repeat-containing protein, whose protein sequence is MSQQVSPETLRSALQSLAARLGKTPTVVDMYEEGQYAPKRYQEVFGGWNEALESAGLDPEEMGSKRIPDRELLAELQRLYTELGKPPTQRDMTERGQYSNRTYQLRFGSWSNALQEAMLDTNDGISETELLREIERLADELGRAPKAAEMDERGEYAPVTYHRRFGSWREALTEANLDGSRQNVSEEELLADLRNLADELGEAPTTEDVRERGDYSLRTYYDRFDSFSAAREQALSERSDR, encoded by the coding sequence ATGAGCCAGCAAGTCTCTCCAGAGACGCTTCGGTCCGCGCTTCAGTCGCTGGCCGCCCGACTGGGCAAGACACCCACAGTAGTTGACATGTACGAAGAGGGTCAGTACGCGCCGAAGCGCTATCAAGAAGTCTTCGGGGGCTGGAACGAGGCACTGGAGTCCGCCGGACTCGACCCCGAGGAGATGGGGAGCAAGCGCATCCCCGACCGGGAACTGCTGGCGGAACTCCAGCGACTCTACACCGAACTCGGCAAGCCCCCGACGCAACGCGATATGACCGAGCGCGGCCAGTACTCGAATCGCACCTACCAACTCCGATTCGGCAGTTGGTCGAACGCGCTACAGGAAGCGATGCTCGACACCAACGACGGCATCTCGGAGACCGAACTCCTCCGGGAAATCGAGCGCCTCGCCGACGAACTCGGACGCGCGCCGAAGGCGGCCGAGATGGACGAACGCGGCGAGTACGCGCCCGTGACCTACCACCGTCGGTTCGGGTCGTGGCGAGAGGCGCTCACGGAAGCCAACTTGGACGGCAGTCGCCAGAACGTCTCGGAAGAAGAGTTACTGGCGGACCTCCGGAACCTCGCCGACGAACTCGGCGAAGCCCCGACGACCGAAGACGTGCGCGAACGCGGCGACTACTCGCTTCGGACCTACTACGACCGCTTCGACTCTTTCTCCGCCGCGCGCGAACAGGCGCTGAGCGAGCGGTCCGACCGCTGA
- a CDS encoding plastocyanin/azurin family copper-binding protein yields the protein MRRRTFLSAVSAVGVGGLAGCGAPSGGTETETTAGGDTTTEDGTTEGGGGDGTTTAGGQGAQGGGSIAMVTEGSEYYFDPIGLFVEPGTTVEWVNESGAHSSTAYAEGTGGASVTRIPSDAEPWNSEIISEQGGTFSYTFEVSGTYDYFCIPHKALGMVGRVVCGEPGGPAEGSMPPDGDVPESQAIVDRGTISYEEFASG from the coding sequence ATGAGACGGCGAACGTTCCTGAGCGCAGTGAGCGCCGTCGGGGTGGGCGGACTCGCAGGTTGCGGTGCCCCGAGCGGTGGTACCGAGACGGAGACGACTGCCGGTGGCGACACGACGACGGAGGACGGGACGACGGAAGGCGGTGGCGGAGACGGGACGACCACTGCGGGCGGACAAGGGGCGCAGGGCGGCGGGTCGATTGCGATGGTCACGGAGGGGAGCGAGTACTACTTCGACCCCATCGGACTGTTCGTGGAACCCGGAACCACCGTCGAGTGGGTCAACGAGTCGGGCGCACACTCCTCGACGGCGTACGCCGAGGGGACCGGCGGCGCGAGCGTGACCCGGATTCCGTCGGACGCAGAGCCGTGGAACAGCGAAATCATCTCCGAGCAAGGGGGGACGTTCAGCTACACGTTCGAGGTGTCGGGCACCTACGACTACTTCTGCATCCCGCACAAGGCCCTCGGGATGGTGGGTCGAGTCGTCTGCGGGGAACCCGGCGGTCCCGCGGAGGGGAGCATGCCGCCGGACGGCGACGTGCCCGAGAGTCAGGCCATCGTGGACCGAGGGACGATTTCCTACGAGGAGTTCGCCAGCGGGTAG
- a CDS encoding M48 family metallopeptidase has protein sequence MALVGLALLVVYAGVAYLGYRLLVAVWFARADLLEVVVWTTGLTILLGYLSYRFGTAQLLARVDAADLPRNRAPGVHARLDRLAEAMDAGRPRLLVGRIGAPNAMALAGSGGVVVLDRSLFYLLTADEIEGLLAHELAHLESRDGLVQTLAYSAGQSLVWVVVALALPFVLVGSGLRRAFDWIWGRPPEDAFAPVAALRRRVGQVVMVGFVALTLVLLAHSRRREYAADDRAAAVTGDPLALARALRKIERATKPRFGMTSPLYVRGDEDGTLTRLLSTHPEMDDRIDRLVARADRDRDSGGRGSVSIEIR, from the coding sequence ATGGCACTCGTAGGTCTCGCGCTACTGGTCGTCTACGCGGGCGTCGCGTACCTCGGCTACCGACTGCTCGTGGCCGTCTGGTTCGCGCGTGCCGACCTGCTGGAGGTCGTCGTCTGGACGACCGGACTCACGATTCTGCTGGGTTATCTCAGCTACCGGTTCGGCACGGCGCAACTGCTCGCGCGCGTGGACGCGGCCGACCTCCCGCGGAATCGCGCGCCCGGGGTTCACGCCCGACTCGACCGACTCGCCGAGGCGATGGACGCGGGCCGACCCCGACTGCTGGTCGGTCGAATCGGCGCACCGAACGCGATGGCGCTGGCCGGGAGCGGCGGCGTGGTCGTCCTCGACAGGTCGCTGTTCTACCTGCTGACGGCCGACGAAATCGAGGGGTTGCTCGCCCACGAACTCGCCCACCTCGAAAGCCGGGACGGTCTCGTCCAGACGCTGGCCTACAGCGCCGGGCAGTCGCTGGTCTGGGTCGTCGTCGCGCTTGCGCTCCCGTTCGTCCTCGTCGGGTCGGGCCTGCGCCGGGCGTTCGACTGGATTTGGGGTCGCCCGCCCGAAGACGCCTTCGCTCCGGTCGCGGCGCTCCGCCGCCGCGTCGGACAGGTCGTGATGGTCGGGTTCGTCGCGCTCACGCTGGTCTTGCTCGCGCACTCGCGCAGGCGTGAGTACGCCGCGGACGACCGCGCGGCCGCGGTCACGGGTGACCCCCTCGCGCTGGCGCGTGCGCTCCGGAAGATAGAGCGCGCGACGAAGCCACGCTTCGGCATGACCTCGCCGCTCTACGTCCGCGGCGACGAGGACGGCACGCTGACGCGCCTGCTCTCGACTCATCCGGAGATGGACGACCGCATCGACCGACTGGTCGCGCGCGCCGACCGCGACCGGGATTCGGGCGGCCGGGGGTCGGTCTCCATCGAGATTCGGTAG